The DNA sequence CTAAAGGAAGAGGATTAACAGTAATAGTAATATCGTCGGTTGCGGTACAACCAAAAGCATCTGTTGCGGTTAAGGTGTAAGTGGTGGTATTAGCCGGGCTGGCTGCAGGATTAGGGATGGAGGTTGAGCTTAGACCGGTTGCCGGAGACCAGGAATAAGAAACACCCCCGCTAGCGTTAATATTGTAGGAAGCTCCTGCGCAAATTGAATTATCGGAACCTGCATTGGGGAAGGGTTGATTAATAGCAACTGTTAGAGATTGAATGCTGGTACAACCATACCGATCAGTCATAGTAACTGTATAGGTCGTGGTAGTAGTAGGGGAGGCAATGACTGTTGATCCTGAGGTGGTATTTAGACCGGTTGCCGGAGACCAGGTATAGTTGTAAGGCGGGGATCCTAGAATAGTTGCGGCTGTAAGGGTAACGGAGTTTCCAATACATACACTAGCGCTGGCAGGGTTAGGAGTAATTGTTGTTTGAGGGCATAAATTAACTTCAATTACACTTTTGCTATTATTGGAATTGCAGTCTAAATCGTTCCAGGAGCCATCTGCATAAATTTGAACACAATCTTCATTTCCAGATTGGTTTGGTTCACCGGAAGCCCAATTGGTATAACCGACATTTGCCTGATCAAACCAGGTAAAGGAACCTTCATTCGTGATATCATTAAAACCTATCCAAATTACCCCACCGTAACCGAGGGTATTGAGGTTGTTGAGAATACAGGTATTTTCGGCTGCACTTTCAATGGAAGTAAGGTTAGTGCCTAAATTTTGGGCGAATGCTTGAGCCGCACTTCCAGACATTTGTTGAGGAAGAATAAAATAAAGGCTGCAAGCGTCCTGGCAGGTAGTTAATTCAACACAACCGGCATTTGTAAAGGTTTGTCGGATTAATTGTAGGTTGCATTGAGCCTTTGCGTAAAACCCAAGGCTGCTATAAAGAAATGCACAGAGAAGAACCTTAATAAGTTTCATTTTCATAACAAAGGAAAGCAAAATTCGATTAGGTTCTATGAAATCTTAACCAAAAATGGAAACAACGCGATCTTTAAACTTTTCCCACCAGGATTTATTAATTACTTTTTCTTCTTTGAGGATGACAAAAATTTCTTCATTGTCTTTTTTCATCAGGTATTTTTCTCTTGCAAATTTTTCCAGAGTTTCTTTGTTGGTAAGCAATTCCTGAAGTTCTTTTTCGTTTTCCTTTATTTGATCTTCATAATATTGTCGTTCCTGTTCCATAACTTGAAGTTGTGTTCTGTTTTCATGTTGGTAAATGAAATTATTTCGGTCGAAAAAAGTCATCCAAACCAAAAAAATAAGGAAACAAATCAAGTATTTATTAAGAATCCATTGCCGCATTGTGCAATAATACGTAAAAGTATGGGTTAAGGTAGATTCCTGGAGCTGAATATATAAACAGGTTTTTGGTGATAATTTCAGGTAGATTAAATTCGGCATAAAAATTATTGAAAAGTGTTTGAAGGTTTATTAATTAACTACCTTTGCAAAGACGGAACAATGAATTAACAGGGTTAAAATCAACTATTTCAAGATTATTTAATTAGCTAGGTCAGAATAAAATTCAAAGCATTATTTTCAATATGGAACCAGTTTCTCCCATTCAAAAAACCACTTACACTTCCCAATTATTTCGATTCGCAGTATTTCCAAATTTTGATAGTGGGATAGCTTATTTAGCAGAAAATTTAGCAGATAAGGAGGATTGGGATTTTTCAGATTCTGCGTTAAAGTCATATAGTGTTTTGAAAAATTATCTTGAATTCACCTTCAGGAGGTTGCAATATGAAAAGAAGATTGCTTTTACTTCGGATAATGTTTGGGCTTGTTTTAATACTGGTTTGGTAACAGAAAACCTGGAGGATATTTATGCTTTTTTTGAAGAATATAAGAATCCGAGACCTGAGTTTAATACACCTTATTGTTTTAAGGCATTTTTGAAAAAGAGTGATCCGGTTTTATTGAAGTACTTTTCTGGGAATTTGCCTGTCTGCGCCAATTATTTTGACAGACCGGAATTTTTGGTTTTCAATCCAAATTGTGAATTAATTCCGGATATTGATAATATTATTAAAGATAATATTTCAAGATTTCCTTCTACTTTGCAATCGTTGGGAGAGGCCGAGATACGTTGGCAAATAATGGGAGCAGTGGATGAGGTGAAGAAACGGGTTAAAAAGAACTATCTCATGGCGGTTCCACAATTTTATGATGGTAAAATTCAATTATTGTTGCCACTTAATTTAAATCCGGGATCTTCTGAACCTTCCTTAGCCATGGTGGCCCATCGGGTTACTGATCGCACTTACACTGCCAGA is a window from the Bacteroidia bacterium genome containing:
- a CDS encoding DUF3825 domain-containing protein, whose protein sequence is MEPVSPIQKTTYTSQLFRFAVFPNFDSGIAYLAENLADKEDWDFSDSALKSYSVLKNYLEFTFRRLQYEKKIAFTSDNVWACFNTGLVTENLEDIYAFFEEYKNPRPEFNTPYCFKAFLKKSDPVLLKYFSGNLPVCANYFDRPEFLVFNPNCELIPDIDNIIKDNISRFPSTLQSLGEAEIRWQIMGAVDEVKKRVKKNYLMAVPQFYDGKIQLLLPLNLNPGSSEPSLAMVAHRVTDRTYTARTCLTLKMAYNNARLIAKPQSDWLKP
- a CDS encoding septum formation initiator family protein, with the protein product MRQWILNKYLICFLIFLVWMTFFDRNNFIYQHENRTQLQVMEQERQYYEDQIKENEKELQELLTNKETLEKFAREKYLMKKDNEEIFVILKEEKVINKSWWEKFKDRVVSIFG